The Opisthocomus hoazin isolate bOpiHoa1 chromosome 32, bOpiHoa1.hap1, whole genome shotgun sequence genome includes a window with the following:
- the ATF1 gene encoding cyclic AMP-dependent transcription factor ATF-1 isoform X1 translates to MCFETLRNPKFQQLIMEEVHKSGSTSSVTPSQTAAVQGTTLQAAQLSHIAQQMSLRGPAPLTVVQLPGEQVQVQGVIQTAQSSSVIHSPQVQTVQVSSLSESEDSQDSSDSIGSSQKARGILARRPSYRKILKDLSSEDTRDRKGDEETPGVSTVTSMSVPTPIYQTSTGQYIAIAANGLQLASPGADGVQGLQTLTMANAGSTQPGTTILQYAQTSDGQQILVPSNQVVVQTASGDMQTYQIRTTPTTTSLPQTVVMTSPVTLTSQTSKTDDPQLKREIRLMKNREAARECRRKKKEYVKCLENRVAVLENQNKTLIEELKTLKDLYCHKSV, encoded by the exons ATGTGTTTTGAGACACTGAGGAATCCAAAATTTCAGCAG CTGATTATGGAAGAGGTGCACAAGAGCGGCAGTACCAGCTCAGTGACGCCTTCACAAACGGCAGCCGTACAAGGTACAACACTACAGGCAGCTCAGCTCTCTCATATTGCTCAACAG ATGTCTCTAAGAGGTCCTGCTCCCCTGACGGTCGTTCAGCTTCCTGGAGAGCAAGTCCAGGTCCAGGGAGTCATTCAGacagctcagtcctcttctgtcATCCACTCACCCCAGGTGCAAACCGTGCAG GTATCTTCTTTGTCCGAGAGTGAGGATTCTCAGGATTCATCGGATAGCATAGGCTCTTCACAGAAAGCTCGAGGCATCTTAGCTCGTCGTCCATCGTACCG aaaaattttGAAAGATCTTTCTTCTGAAGATACCCGCGATAGAAAAGGAGATGAGGAGACTCCTGGTGTCTCCACTGTTACGTCGATGTCCGTTCCCACGCCCATCTACCAGACGAGCACCGGACAGTACA ttgccattgCTGCGAACGGGTTACAGCTGGCCAGCCCGGGAGCGGATGGCGTGCAAGGCCTGCAGACGCTAACGATGGCGAACGCTGGGAGCACTCAGCCTGGGACGACGATCCTGCAGTACGCACAGACGTCAGACGGCCAGCAGATCCTCGTCCCCAGCAACCAGGTGGTTGTGCAGA CTGCGTCGGGAGACATGCAGACTTACCAGATCCGCACCACGCCGACCACCACGTCCCTTCCTCAGACCGTGGTGATGACGTCTCCCGTCACTCTGACGTCACAGACAAGTAAGACGGATGATCCGCAGTTGAAACGAGAAATAAGGCTGATGAAGAACAG AGAGGCTGCTCGAGAGTGCCGTCGGAAGAAGAAAGAGTACGTTAAATGTCTGGAGAATCGAGTTGCGGTCCtggaaaaccagaacaaaactcTAATTGAAGAGCTAAAAACTTTGAAAGATCTTTACTGTCATAAAAGTGTGTAA
- the ATF1 gene encoding cyclic AMP-dependent transcription factor ATF-1 isoform X2, whose amino-acid sequence MEEVHKSGSTSSVTPSQTAAVQGTTLQAAQLSHIAQQMSLRGPAPLTVVQLPGEQVQVQGVIQTAQSSSVIHSPQVQTVQVSSLSESEDSQDSSDSIGSSQKARGILARRPSYRKILKDLSSEDTRDRKGDEETPGVSTVTSMSVPTPIYQTSTGQYIAIAANGLQLASPGADGVQGLQTLTMANAGSTQPGTTILQYAQTSDGQQILVPSNQVVVQTASGDMQTYQIRTTPTTTSLPQTVVMTSPVTLTSQTSKTDDPQLKREIRLMKNREAARECRRKKKEYVKCLENRVAVLENQNKTLIEELKTLKDLYCHKSV is encoded by the exons ATGGAAGAGGTGCACAAGAGCGGCAGTACCAGCTCAGTGACGCCTTCACAAACGGCAGCCGTACAAGGTACAACACTACAGGCAGCTCAGCTCTCTCATATTGCTCAACAG ATGTCTCTAAGAGGTCCTGCTCCCCTGACGGTCGTTCAGCTTCCTGGAGAGCAAGTCCAGGTCCAGGGAGTCATTCAGacagctcagtcctcttctgtcATCCACTCACCCCAGGTGCAAACCGTGCAG GTATCTTCTTTGTCCGAGAGTGAGGATTCTCAGGATTCATCGGATAGCATAGGCTCTTCACAGAAAGCTCGAGGCATCTTAGCTCGTCGTCCATCGTACCG aaaaattttGAAAGATCTTTCTTCTGAAGATACCCGCGATAGAAAAGGAGATGAGGAGACTCCTGGTGTCTCCACTGTTACGTCGATGTCCGTTCCCACGCCCATCTACCAGACGAGCACCGGACAGTACA ttgccattgCTGCGAACGGGTTACAGCTGGCCAGCCCGGGAGCGGATGGCGTGCAAGGCCTGCAGACGCTAACGATGGCGAACGCTGGGAGCACTCAGCCTGGGACGACGATCCTGCAGTACGCACAGACGTCAGACGGCCAGCAGATCCTCGTCCCCAGCAACCAGGTGGTTGTGCAGA CTGCGTCGGGAGACATGCAGACTTACCAGATCCGCACCACGCCGACCACCACGTCCCTTCCTCAGACCGTGGTGATGACGTCTCCCGTCACTCTGACGTCACAGACAAGTAAGACGGATGATCCGCAGTTGAAACGAGAAATAAGGCTGATGAAGAACAG AGAGGCTGCTCGAGAGTGCCGTCGGAAGAAGAAAGAGTACGTTAAATGTCTGGAGAATCGAGTTGCGGTCCtggaaaaccagaacaaaactcTAATTGAAGAGCTAAAAACTTTGAAAGATCTTTACTGTCATAAAAGTGTGTAA
- the ATF1 gene encoding cyclic AMP-dependent transcription factor ATF-1 isoform X3: MSLRGPAPLTVVQLPGEQVQVQGVIQTAQSSSVIHSPQVQTVQVSSLSESEDSQDSSDSIGSSQKARGILARRPSYRKILKDLSSEDTRDRKGDEETPGVSTVTSMSVPTPIYQTSTGQYIAIAANGLQLASPGADGVQGLQTLTMANAGSTQPGTTILQYAQTSDGQQILVPSNQVVVQTASGDMQTYQIRTTPTTTSLPQTVVMTSPVTLTSQTSKTDDPQLKREIRLMKNREAARECRRKKKEYVKCLENRVAVLENQNKTLIEELKTLKDLYCHKSV; the protein is encoded by the exons ATGTCTCTAAGAGGTCCTGCTCCCCTGACGGTCGTTCAGCTTCCTGGAGAGCAAGTCCAGGTCCAGGGAGTCATTCAGacagctcagtcctcttctgtcATCCACTCACCCCAGGTGCAAACCGTGCAG GTATCTTCTTTGTCCGAGAGTGAGGATTCTCAGGATTCATCGGATAGCATAGGCTCTTCACAGAAAGCTCGAGGCATCTTAGCTCGTCGTCCATCGTACCG aaaaattttGAAAGATCTTTCTTCTGAAGATACCCGCGATAGAAAAGGAGATGAGGAGACTCCTGGTGTCTCCACTGTTACGTCGATGTCCGTTCCCACGCCCATCTACCAGACGAGCACCGGACAGTACA ttgccattgCTGCGAACGGGTTACAGCTGGCCAGCCCGGGAGCGGATGGCGTGCAAGGCCTGCAGACGCTAACGATGGCGAACGCTGGGAGCACTCAGCCTGGGACGACGATCCTGCAGTACGCACAGACGTCAGACGGCCAGCAGATCCTCGTCCCCAGCAACCAGGTGGTTGTGCAGA CTGCGTCGGGAGACATGCAGACTTACCAGATCCGCACCACGCCGACCACCACGTCCCTTCCTCAGACCGTGGTGATGACGTCTCCCGTCACTCTGACGTCACAGACAAGTAAGACGGATGATCCGCAGTTGAAACGAGAAATAAGGCTGATGAAGAACAG AGAGGCTGCTCGAGAGTGCCGTCGGAAGAAGAAAGAGTACGTTAAATGTCTGGAGAATCGAGTTGCGGTCCtggaaaaccagaacaaaactcTAATTGAAGAGCTAAAAACTTTGAAAGATCTTTACTGTCATAAAAGTGTGTAA
- the TMPRSS12 gene encoding transmembrane protease serine 12 has protein sequence MAAGRPGAALLLQLLLQAGAVSRAAAPRVPPEACGQRPLLDSILGSRIVGGQNAPIGAWPWSVSLQVHQTGKQFAHICGGVLVNENSVLTAAHCVTGRKDPHSWRAVLGMHNLWEHGKHIEKRNIASITVHPEFKKETFENDLALFELHPAVRYSDYIQPICLPPAQLHPPLDNHTECLISGWGRTAEKGKISAVLKEAQVEIIPTRVCNSSAAYGGLVTPNMICAGSWSGGIDTCQGDSGGPLACYHPSTNRYYLLGIASFGFGCARPKFPGIYVRLSPYRRWIESELLLSKAAAGPRSVTLTIPLTVLCAVLAQAF, from the exons atggcggcggggcggcccggcgccgcgctcctgctccagctgctgctccaggcgGGCGCCGTGTCCagggcggcggccccgcgggtTCCCCCCGAGG CGTGCGGACAACGGCCGCTCTTAGACAGCATCTTGGGCTCCCGGATCGTAGGGGGACAGAACGCTCCGATCGGAGCGTGGCCATGGTCAGTCAGTCTCCAGGTCCACCAAACTGGTAAACAGTTCGCACACATTTGTGGTGGAGTTTTAGTTAATGAGAATTCAGTACTCACCGCTGCCCACTGCGTTACCGGAAGGAA GGACCCGCATTCCTGGAGAGCTGTTCTGGGCATGCACAACCTGTGGGAACACGGCAAACACATCGAAAAAAGAAATATCGCAAGCATCACCGTGCACCCAGAATTCAAGAAAGAAACGTTTGAGAACGACCTTGCATTATTTGAACTCCACCCCGCAGTCCGCTACAGCGACTACATCCAGCCGATCTGCTTACCTCCCGCCCAGCTGCACCCACCCCTCGACAACCACACGGAATGCTTGATCAGCGGCTGGGGACGAACAgcagaaaaag GTAAAATTTCGGCTGTGTTAAAAGAAGCACAAGTGGAAATCATTCCTACCAGAGTCTGCAACAGTTCGGCTGCGTACGGAGGTCTGGTTACCCCCAACATGATCTGTGCTGGCTCTTGGTCAGGAGGCATCGACACCTGTCAG GGGGACAGCGGCGGCCCTCTAGCGTGCTATCACCCGAGTACCAACAGGTACTACCTCCTAGGGATTGCCAGCTTCGGATTCGGCTGTGCCCGACCAAAGTTTCCGGGGATCTACGTCCGTTTATCTCCGTACAGACGATGGATAGAATCTGAACTTCTGCTGAGTAAGGCGGCCGCGGGGCCCAGGAGCGTGACCCTGACCATCCCTCTGACCGTGCTGTGTGCAGTACTTGCGCAGGCGTTCTGA
- the TMT1A gene encoding thiol S-methyltransferase TMT1A, translating into MTAASVLLLRACLALLAMPIYLLSFLGIWEPFCKKIFFPLFLEKLAAVLEKKTKKQKQELFRNLPDFTGPSGELKLLEIGTGCGTNFQFYPPGCKVTCTDINPNFQQGLSRSMKKNQHIHYERFLVAAGEDLRQVPSGSVDAVVCTLVLCSVSNVNGTLKEVLRVLRPGGVFYFLEHVAADRSSWRYFWQQVCYPTWKLVFAGCCLTREIWKNLEQASFSELKLQHISVPLPWTPIQPHIIGYAVK; encoded by the exons ATGACGGCGGCCAGCGTTCTCCTCCTCCGTGCCTGCCTCGCGCTGCTTGCCATGCCCATCTACCTGCTGTCGTTCCTGGGCATATGGGAGCCTTTCTGTAAGaagatcttttttcctctcttcttagaGAAGCTTGCAGCGGTTCtcgaaaagaaaacaaaaaagcagaagcaggagcTATTTCGTAATCTCCCTGACTTCACGGGCCCCTCGGGAGAGCTGAAGCTGCTGGAGATCGGGACCGGCTGCGGCACTAACTTCCAGTTCTACCCACCCGGCTGCAAAGTCACATGCACCGACATAAACCCCAACTTCCAGCAAGGCCTTTCAAGAAGTATGAAAAAGAACCAGCACATCCACTACGAGCGTTTCCTCGTAGCGGCAGGAGAAGACCTGCGCCAGGTGCCCAGCGGGTCTGTGGATGCCGTCGTCTGCACCTTGGTCCTCTGCTCCGTGAGCAACGTGAACGGCACCCTGAAGGAAGTCCTGCGAGTGCTCAGACCA GGAGGCGTTTTCTATTTCTTAGAGCACGTGGCCGCTGATCGTTCCAGCTGGAGGTATTTTTGGCAGCAGGTCTGCTATCCGACTTGGAAACTCGTCTTTGCTGGATGCTGCCTAACGAGAGAGATCTGGAAGAATCTCGAACAGGCCAGCTTCTCGGAGCTGAAATTACAACACATCAGCGTACCACTGCCCTGGACGCCCATTCAGCCTCACATCATCGGGTACGCCGTGAAGTAA